The nucleotide sequence AGCGCGACCCGTCCCTCGGGTCGCACCGCCCCACCCGCCGGGAACGAGAGCCCGGAGGAAGCCAGGCTCCCCATCAGCTCGTCCAGCGTGAGCCGCGCGGCCGCCATGCGGCCGGGGTCGGGCTCGACCCGGATCGCGCGCGGCTCGCCGCCCAGGACCCGCACGCGCGCCACCCCCTGCGTCTTCTTCAGCTCCAGCGCGAGCTCCGAGGCGACGCGGCGCAAGTCGCTCGGATCGGCATCGGGATGCGCGGGGTCCCACACCGTCAGGGCCAGCACCGGCACGTCGTCGATCGATCGTGGCGCCACGTCGACGATCCGCGCTCCGGCAGGAAGGGTCGCGGCGACCTCGTCCAGGCGCGAGCGCAAGCGGCTCCACGCCTCGTCGGGGTTCGAGCCCACTTCGAACCGCGCGATCACGAGCGCGCCGTCGTCGCGCGAGGTGGAGTACAGGTACTCGAGCTTCGGGATGAGCGAGAGGCGCTTCTCGACCGGCGTGACCAGCTGGCGCTCCACCTGCTCCACCGGGGAGCCGGGCCACGCCAGGGTCACGTCGATCATCGGGACCTGGATCTGCGGCTCCTCTTCGCGAGGCAGCGTGAGGAGGGCCAGGATGCCGAGGAGCACCGAGGCGACGACGGCGAGCAGCGTCAGCTTGGAATCGAGGAACGCGCGCGCGATCCGTCCCGCCGGCCCCAGGGAATGTGGCATCGTCACCACGGCCTCACCGCCGCTCCGTGACGGCTCGCCCGTCGGCGAGCTTGGAGGGGTCCAGCGCGATGTCGTCGCCCGGCTCGAGGCCGGCCAGCACTTCCGCGCTCGAGGCGTCCTCGCGGCCCAGTCGCACCCAGCGGAGCCAGGCGCGGCCCTCCTGGACGACGTAGACGCCGGTGAGCGACCCGCGGCGGATCACGGCCGAGGAGGGAACGCTGAGGGCTCCTCCCGATGCCGGGGTTCCGACGCCACCCGGACGGCGGCCGCCCGCGGGCGCGCCGGTTGCGGCCGGCGCCGGGGCCTGCGGCGCCTCGAGCCGGACCTCGGCGAAGTCGCCGGGAACCAGGGCGACCGCGCGATCCGAAAGCTTGAACCGGGCCGTCCGCGTGCGCGACGCGTAGTCGGTCATGCCGTCCACACGAAGGAGCGACGCGGGATGCCACGGCCCCGCCTGGAACCGAACGGTGGCGCGCGTGCTCCGGAGGTCGGCGCTCCACCCCTCGGGGACGGCCGCCACGATCTCTCCCGCGCCGGTCGAGCGGACGTCGAGAACCGCGTCGCCAGGATTGAGCGACGTGCCGGGATCGACGTGATGGCGCACGACCACGCCCGCAAAGGGAGCGCGGACCTCGGTGCCGGAGACCAGCCCCGCCTGCGTGGCGTTCGCCGCGGCGTAGGCGGCTTCCGCGGCCTGGCGATCCTGGCGCGCCAGCTCCAGCTCGCGGAGTGCGGCGACGCGATCGGCGTAGAGAGATTCGACCCGGGCCTCCTGCTTCCTCGCCAAGTCGAGCCGCGAAGACGCAGCGGCCAGCCCCGAGCGCGCCGCCTGGAGCGCGGCTTTGGCCTCGGTCGCGTCGAAGCGGGCGAGCACGACGCCGGCCGGGAAGGCGGCGCCCTCCTGGTACGGCAGCGCGCTCAGGCGCGCGCCGATCGTGGCGCGAATGGTGACCTCCTCGCGCGCCGCGACGCGCGCGGGGAGGATGAGCTCGCGCTCGGAGCCGGCCGTGCCGACCCGGCGCACCGTCACCTCGACGGGCGGCGTGGTGTCGGCCGCGGCGCGGCCGGGCTCGTCGCGGTGGCCGCAGCCCGCCGCGGCCATCGCGATGAGGAGTGCTGCGCCGAATCGCGCGGCAGGGGCCGGCGAGGCGGAGCCGGGTGGGATTCGTGATTTCATTCGAGCATCCCTCGTGCGTGCAGGAGACGGTACTGGGCCAGGACGGCGTCAGACTCGGCGTCGACGCGGGCGTGTCGCGCCCGCGCCGCCTCGGCCTCCACGGCCAGGAGATCGGACTGCGGGAGAAGCCCCGCGCGATAGCGGCCCTGCGCCAGACGGAGCGCCTCCTCGGCCGACGCGGCGCCGAGGTGTGCTGCGTCGCGTCGGTCGAGCGAGACCTCCGCGTCCACCGCCGCGTCGAGCGTGGAGGCGGCCAGCGCGCGCTTCAGGAGCTCGGCGCGGGCCACGGCCTCGTCGGCGCGCGCTCTCGCGATCCGGCGCTCCTGGATGCGGCGCGTCCCGTCCCAGATGGGGAATGAGGCGGTGAGCCCGACGAAGAAGCGGCGCGCTCCCCCGCCCGATTCCGGATCTTCGTAGCGGCGAACGTCGGCGCGCGCGTTCAGCGAGGGCAGGAGCGCGAGCGAGGCGCGGGTCACCTCGATCCCCCGGGCGCGGGCCTCCTCGCGCGCGGCGACGTATTCGGGGCGGGCGGCGACGTAGGGCTCGCTGCGGGACGCGTCCCGATTCTGGCCGGCAGGATCCGGCAACATTCCGAGATCCTCCCGGAGCACCCGCTGGCCGACGGTCGTCGCGAGCCGCGCGAGCGCGACCTGGACCCGCCGGTCGGATCCGAGCGCGGCCACGCGCGTTTCGGCCCAGTGCGCCGTGGCGCGCAGCGTGTCCAGCTCGGGGATCTGTCCGCGCCGGAATCGCTCCACCGCGGAGCGGCGCGACTCCTCGGCGGCCGCCAGCGCGATCGAATCGGCCTCCAGGGCGTCTCGCGCGCGGACGGCCTCGACGTAGACGCCAGCCACCTCCAGAAGCCGGTCGGCGACCGCGGCGCGCGCCGATTCCCGGGCGGCGCGGCCTCGATGCGCCGCCAGGGCGGGCGCCGTGACCTCGGCGCCTCCGTTCCAGAGCGGCTGCTCCGCCGTGGCGCCCCAATTCCAGGCGCTCCGCGGCGCGGGATCGTTCAGCGTCGGCAGCGCGAAATCGGCAGCCGTGAACCGCCCTTGCCAGAGCTTCTGCGAGAAGAGGAGCGCGGGATCGTCACTCCGCGTCCACCCGGCGTCCAGGCCGATCCGCGGGGAGAGCGCCGACCAGCCCGAGGCCGCGGCGGCGCTTCCGGCATCGCCCGCGGCCCGCGCGGCCGCGATGCCGGGGTCGGATCGCCGGGCGGTCTCCAGGACTCGGTCCAGGGTCCAGGTCTGGGCGGACGCCGCGACGGGAGCCGCGAGGGAGATCGCCAGAGAGGCCACGGCGGGAACGCCGAGGTGCAGCGCCAGGAAAATGCCCACGGCGCGGTACGCCCTGGCCCGGGGCCCGGGGTTGTGGTCGAATAGGGTTTCGGAGCGCATTCGGGGGTGAGTGTCACGATGGCAGACAAAGGATTCGCGAAAAACGGGGCCGCGGCGCGGGCCGAGGAGCGGCGTCTTCTCCTGGAGGCCCGCGACGGGGACCCGCGCGCTCTGCGCAGACTTCTGGAGCGCCTGTCGCCGCCCATCTACCGCTTCGGCCGGAGCTTCTGCCGAGACTCCGACGACGCCGAAGACGTGATGCAGGAAGTTCTCGTGTCGCTGGTCCGTTCGCTCCCCTCGATCCGGGGCGGCTCGTCCCTGACCACCTGGGCCTACACGGTGGCGCGGCGCGCCTGCCGCCGCCAGCGGCTGCGGGCCGGACGGAACGGCGCGGGCGCCGCCGGAGACGGCAGCTCGACGGAAGGAGCCGAGCCGAGGGCTCCCCTTTCCGCTGACCCCGCGAACGAGACCGAGCGCCGCGAGCTGGCTCGAGCCCTGAGCGTCGCGATCGGAGAGCTCCCTCCGGCCTATCGCGAAGCG is from Candidatus Binatia bacterium and encodes:
- a CDS encoding efflux RND transporter periplasmic adaptor subunit; translation: MKSRIPPGSASPAPAARFGAALLIAMAAAGCGHRDEPGRAAADTTPPVEVTVRRVGTAGSERELILPARVAAREEVTIRATIGARLSALPYQEGAAFPAGVVLARFDATEAKAALQAARSGLAAASSRLDLARKQEARVESLYADRVAALRELELARQDRQAAEAAYAAANATQAGLVSGTEVRAPFAGVVVRHHVDPGTSLNPGDAVLDVRSTGAGEIVAAVPEGWSADLRSTRATVRFQAGPWHPASLLRVDGMTDYASRTRTARFKLSDRAVALVPGDFAEVRLEAPQAPAPAATGAPAGGRRPGGVGTPASGGALSVPSSAVIRRGSLTGVYVVQEGRAWLRWVRLGREDASSAEVLAGLEPGDDIALDPSKLADGRAVTERR
- a CDS encoding TolC family protein, coding for MRSETLFDHNPGPRARAYRAVGIFLALHLGVPAVASLAISLAAPVAASAQTWTLDRVLETARRSDPGIAAARAAGDAGSAAAASGWSALSPRIGLDAGWTRSDDPALLFSQKLWQGRFTAADFALPTLNDPAPRSAWNWGATAEQPLWNGGAEVTAPALAAHRGRAARESARAAVADRLLEVAGVYVEAVRARDALEADSIALAAAEESRRSAVERFRRGQIPELDTLRATAHWAETRVAALGSDRRVQVALARLATTVGQRVLREDLGMLPDPAGQNRDASRSEPYVAARPEYVAAREEARARGIEVTRASLALLPSLNARADVRRYEDPESGGGARRFFVGLTASFPIWDGTRRIQERRIARARADEAVARAELLKRALAASTLDAAVDAEVSLDRRDAAHLGAASAEEALRLAQGRYRAGLLPQSDLLAVEAEAARARHARVDAESDAVLAQYRLLHARGMLE
- a CDS encoding sigma-70 family RNA polymerase sigma factor: MADKGFAKNGAAARAEERRLLLEARDGDPRALRRLLERLSPPIYRFGRSFCRDSDDAEDVMQEVLVSLVRSLPSIRGGSSLTTWAYTVARRACRRQRLRAGRNGAGAAGDGSSTEGAEPRAPLSADPANETERRELARALSVAIGELPPAYREAVILRDVEGLSAAEAARVLGVSERALKSRLHRARLALRDVLAPHFGGTPRAGHARSCVETGRMLNRYLDGELTRAACEAMQAHVGACPACGTACRALSEALTLCQRPGSRRLSRETRDQLRRAIRGAIEEIGSRR